In Akkermansia muciniphila, the DNA window TTTGTTACTTTTGAATCACGGATGCCTGAAAGAAGTGGTAGGGCAGGGACCTTAGACCAGTTTCATTCTGGCGAGGTCCTGAAGGTCAATGATGCCTACGGGAGCCATCTCCGCGTTGAGCACCACCAGATCGTCAATATGGCGGTTGCTGACGGCTTTTACCGCCTCGGCGGCCAGGTCGTCTTCCATCACATAAATGGGATTGCGGGTCATCAGGCCGCTGACGGGCTGTTCCCCGATGAGGGGATTGGCTCCGTACGCCCGGACAAAGTCCCCGTGGGTAAAGATGCCGGCCAGCTTGTTATCCGCCGTCAGCAGGATGCAGGCGCCAGTGTGGGCCGTGGTCATCGCCTTCAGGCAGTCGTTCACGGAGGCGGTTTCCGGCAGGATGGCCATTTCTTCTCCCTTCCGCATGATGTCGCCCACCTTGGTGAGCAGGGCGCGGCCCAGAGAGCCGCCGGGGTGGCGTTTGGCGAAGTCCCGCGCGGTGAAGTGGCGCGCTTCCACCAGGGCCATGGCAAGGGCGTCCCCCATGACGAGCATGGCCGTGGTGCTGGAGGTGGGGGCCAGGTTCAGCGGGCAGGCTTCACGGGAAACGCCCGTGTCCAGCACGATGTCCGAGTACTTGGCCAGGGAGGAGGCCGTGTTGCCCGTCATGGAGATGATGGGCAGTTCAAAGCGTTTGATGAAGGGGAGCAGGGCCAGCAGTTCCGAGGTTTCCCCGGAGAAGGACATCGCGATGCAGACGTCCCCGTCCTGGACAATGCCCAGGTCACCGTGCAGGGCGTTCAGGGAGTCCAGAAGAACGGTGGGCGTTCCCGTGGAATTCAGGGTGGCTACGATTTTGGCTCCGATGTTGCCGGATTTGCCTACGCCTACGATGACGATCTTGTTGCCGCGGTCCAGCGCCTGGGACATGAGGTCCACAGCCTGGTTGAAATTGTCATCCAGCCGGGACAGGACGCCGCGCAGCTCTTCAATCTCCATTTCAAAAACGGATTTGGCGCGTGTTAAATGATTCATATCTGGCGGGAATGATGCCAGATGCCCCTGTGGGCGTCAATTTTTCATTGCGGCTCCCTCACGCCCGTTTTCCCGGCATTTGCACGCGGGGTTTGGCGCCAGGGGAACGATGGTGAAGCGCATGCGCAGCGTGTCTGCGGAGAGCATGGCCCCCACCAGCGGAGAGGGAATGCCGGCAAGGTATTTTACCGCTTCCAGCGCCTGGATGCAGCCGATCATGCCCGCATGCGCGCCCAGGATGCCGGCGGCGGAGGCGGTGTCTTCCTCCTCCATGGGCGTGCCGGAGGGAAAGAGGCAGCGGTAGCAGGCGGTACCCTCATGGGGGGCGAATACGGCCACCTGGCCCAGGAACCCCTTCACGGCCCCGTACACCAGGGGAAGGCGCAGGGCGCAGGCGGCGTCCGCCATGGCGAAGCGCGCCGCGTAATTGTCTGAAGCGTCCAGAACAAGGTGGCACCCTTCCAGCAGGCTTCCGGCGTTTTCCGGCGTAAGCCGGGTACAGACTTCCATGACGTTCACGGCGGGGTTCAGTGCGCGCAGGCTCCGGGCGGCGCTGGCGGTCTTGGCTGTGCCCTCTGCGTCCGTGGCGTGCAGGATTTGCCGCTGGAGGTTGGAAAGGCTGACCCTGTCCGGGTCAATCAGGGTGATGCTGCCCACGCCTGCGGCGGCAAGATAAAGGGCCGCGGGGGAGCCAAGCCCCCCGAGGCCCGTCAGGGCGATGTGCGCCCGTTTGAGTTTTTCCTGGCCTTCCTCACCCAGTTCCGGAAGGGAAAGATGCCTTGCGTAGCGTTCGGTTTCTTCCTGGGTGAGGGGCATTGCGCTTATGGGATTTAACGGCGGGAGGAGCTGCCGCTGAAAGCGTACAGGAGCAGTGTCCATCCGGAGAAGATCAGTTCCACCGCAATCAGGGTGCCGATGAACCAGGCTGTGGATTCAGGCCAGCCGAAGATGACCATGAGGCCCAGGATCAGCGTGATGATCACGTTAAACAGGCGCCAGCCGCTGGCGGCCAGGGAACGGGTCTGGAACCAGATGGCCCCCTGGAAGACGGCTGCGATGACCAGTCCCCACCCGATGATGAGCGTGGTGATGGCCAGGGAGACATTGGGGTCCCTGAACAGGAACCAGCCCGCGATGCCGTACAGGATGGCCGTCACCAGGTTCCACCAGCGGGAGGAGGGAACGGTGAAGGTGTGGATGAGCCGGACGACGGCCAGGACCATCAGCATGATGCCGATTACCCAGATGAAGCTGGCCCCGACAATCCAGGGAGAGGCCAGGGCGATAAAGCCAAGAAATAGCTCGATCACGCCAAGGATACCCATCCACCATGAGTTGCCGGATACCGAGGAGCTGCTGACTTGAGGTTGAGTTGTCATATGGCGGTATGACCGGACCCGCAGCGGAAACGTTGAAGAATGACGGTTTTATTTGCCGGGGACCGCCGCCTGGGGAGTGTTTTTGGGGTCCATGGTCTTCAGCAGCTCCGGAGTGACGTTGAACAGTACGGGGCCGCTCCTGGGGTGCGCCTGCGGGGGCACAAAGTAGGAGAACGCCCTGGCGGGGAGCTGCCCCGGGATTTCCGGCATGATGTACACTTCCACAAGGACGGCGCCTTTCTTGCCGTTCGGGCTGTCGGAAAAGTTCAGCGTAAGTGAGTTGGTTCCGTCCCGCAGGCCGCCGGAGATGACTTCCGCCAGGCGCGTGTTGTCAAATTCATGGGGGGAAATGTTGTTCACGTTCGCTTTTACGGTGCGGCCGGGGCAGTCCACCAGAATTTTTGCGATGTATTTGGGCGGGGGGCAGACGGGCGGCACGGCGGGAATTTTTCCAAGGGGCTGGAAGCCGTCCTGTTCCATCAGGACGGTGGCGTCTCCGCGCTTGAGGCGTTCCTTGACGGCGGGCAGGCGGGTGAGGTTGAAAAAGCGCGCCTGGTCGTATTTCCATTTGCCGTTTTCATGGGTGAACAGCAGGACCAGGGCATTCGCGTCCGTAGGTTCCTGGCCCAGGCCCAGGTCCACCTTGCCGTAATAGGTGGCTGCGGCCGTGGGGCCGTCTATTACGGAACCCACGTACATCAGCGGGGAGAGCGCCGGGGGAGCCATGGGCTGCCGGAACAGGGAGGCGGGGAAGGAGCGTTTCTCGGAAACGGCCAGATTGCGCACTTTTACCTGGCGGTAGGCGGAGGTGGTGGCCCTCCACCCGTCATAGTTGCCGCGCATCAGGTGCAGGCGCCAGGTATTGTAGGCCACGTCCAGGTCATCCCTCAGCTTGGCGTCTCCGGGCTGAGGGGCTGCGGATGCGGAAGTGAGAAGGGCTGCGGCGCAGCAGGCCGCGGTAAAAAGGGAACGGAAAGTCATTACACGATTATTTAGACATCAAACTTGCGCGGAGTGCAACACAATTGCATCATGAAGCCGTTCTTATGGAATTGTTCACGGAAGCCGATCATCTGGCGGAAGCCCGGTACAGGAAACTGTTGCGGGACCAGCCCGGCTTTGTGTGGAGGCGGTTTTCAGACGGGGAGGAACTGATGGCGTACGTCTTTTTCCCTCCCGGCCATGACGCGGGCGCGTCTGCGCCCTCCGTGTTGTTTTTCCACGGCGGCATGTGGGTGGGCAAGAGCCTGGGTGATTTTGTGCCGTGGGCTCTTCACCTTGCCCAGCAGGGTATTGTGGGCATTATCCCCATGTTCCGCACCCGGGGCGCCTATGAGGTGGAGCCCATGGATATTCTGGAAGAGGGCCGGGAAGCCTGGGCCTGGGTTTATGGAAATGCGGCCCTGCTGGGGCTGGACCCGGCGCGCATTACCGTGGCGGGGAGTGATGCGGGCGGCCTGATGGCCCTGCATGTGGCCCTGCCGGACCATCCCGCGCGCTGGTCCCTGTTCCGTAAAAAGGCCCCCCTTCCTCCCGGCCCCGCCGCCGTGGCCCTGTTCCGCGGCGTATGTGACCTGGCGGCGCAGTCTGCCTTTAAGCTGGGCGGCATGATGCCCCCGGAGCAGAGGGATGCCGTCAATCCCCTGCGGCGCGTGCAGAAAGGGCTGCCGCCCCTGTTCGCCAGCCATGGCGGAAGGGACAGGCTGCTGCCGTGGCGCAACAGCGAGCGGCTGGCGGAACTGTGGCGGAAAAAGAAGAACCGCTCCAGATTTGAGCTTCTGGATGTGGCGGACCACACATTTTACCATTTTAATGTGAATGCCGCCTACTTTGAGCAATTGCTCAACAGTTGGAGCGCCTTCATGGTGGAACAGGGCATCTGGGAGTATAACGAGGGAATGGACGCCGGATTGCTGGGCTGACCGGAAGGGGAACGTGCCGCCCGTAAAATGTGCGGCGGCAGGGGAAGGGCGCTTTCCTGTCAGCGGCCTCCCAGCATGTTTTCCCGGATTTCCTGCATGTCCCGGCGGAACGCGGGCTGCGTTTGCGGAGTGGGCGGCTGGATATCCCATTCCTTCATCTTTTTGCGGACCTTGAGGAAGGCCTCCTGTTCGCTGGCGCCGTATTTCTTGCAGACGGTGGAGAGGGTCAGTTCCGGCCCCGTAAAATGCCCCTTCAGGAAGAACGGAAGGTCGTGCTGCCAGGCGCGCCGGAAATCCTCCGGGCATCCTTCCGTGCTGATAGGAGAAAAAAGTGCCTTCACCTGGCTTTCCCGGATGCCCCCGCTGTTCATGCAGATGGCGGTTTCCATGTAGGCGAGCGTGAATTCCAGCATGACCCGTTCAATGGATTGCTTGGCCTGGGCCAGTTGGGCCGGGGTAAGGCCCATGACCTCGGCGCGCAGGACGGCCAGGGCGTTCAGAATGGCCTTGGGATCTCCGCAGGTGCGCGGGTCCATGCGGGGGATTTTTTCATCCTCGTCATAAAGGGGGATGGGAGGATGCACCTGCGGATTGATCTTGAACAGTTTACCCTGGAGCCGTTCCCGGAGGTCCTTCAGGCTCACGCCGTACTTGCGCAGGACGGGAGCCGCGTAATTGCGGCCCGGTTTGGCCGTTTGCCGCAGCCATGCTTCCTGAAAATCCGCGGGGCATTGCTGGAGCCCCGCCGCCAGCATGGCGTTCCGGAAGTCCTCCGCCCTGGGCGTCTTGTTGGCATAGGCGTGGGTCCATTCCATTTCCAGCATCCAGATGGCGGTCAGGCCCAGGAATTGTTCAATGGCCTGTTTGGGTTCCGCGGCTTCCGGTTCAGGGAGGGCGGAGGCCGGGGCGTGCCAGCAGAACGGGAGCAGAAGGGCGGAAACCAGGAGGGAGCGGAGCGTATGCATGGGGAAGGAGGATTGGGGGGAAAGAAGTAACGTCATTCAGCCGTCACCGTGACGTCCAGCGGACGGTCGGAGACGGGAAATTGCAATTCATAAAAGCCGTTCCCCAGGTCCCTGACAGGGGTACTTCCCGCCTTGACGGCGCCTTTTCCATGCCAGACGACTACCGGGCCGGATTCCTTGACGCGGAAACGCAGGGTGTCCGCCCCGTATTCCGGAACGGCGGCCAGGGCGCACGGGGCGAGGAACTTGTCACCTCTGCCGATGACGGACCAGCCCCGGACGATGGGCGCCATGATGAACAGGCGGTCCTTGAAGCCCGTGAGCTCCACGTCCAGGTCCGGCTGGTCCTGGGTCAGAGCGCGGCCGCCTTCCGCGGAATAGGCGGCGATCCCTTCCGGGGGAAGGACGGCATACGCCTCCGCCGCCTTGCCGTTCAGCAGGGCGGCGGCATTTTTGTAATCCGCCAGGGAAATCCTGCCGAGGACCGGTTCTGACGGAGAGGGGTGCCTGAGGTTGTACAGCACCACGGCGGCGCTTTGACCGGGCAGCGGGGCGATCACCCGGTACAGGCGGTTCTCGTTCATGGCGTCCAGAAAGACGGAATCCGGCAGGGGGACGGCAGGGGCCAGCGGCCGCAGCAGAAGGCCGTCGGACCAGACCAGGGGCATGATGTTTTCCGGGTTGAGCTTGTCAGCCGGGTCTGAAAGGTAGACGGGGCCCCCGGATACGGCCTTGGAAACGGCCATGAGGCGCGCGCTGGTGGGGTCCGTGGAATGGAACATGTCATGGTCCGGCCACGCGGTCTGCCCCAGCCAGAGCGTATTGGCGTAGGACTGGAGGATGTGGGACTTGCCCATGGCTTCATCCCCCAGCTTGTAGTCAATGCTGCACCGGGTGATGGCGCTGTAGCGGGTATTCTGGATATTGACGGTGCCCTGCGCCATGCAATTCATCAGGCTGAGCCCCGTTTTACGGCAGGCCTGCTCCAGGGCCTCCGAGCACTTGGTGTTGTGGTGCACCGGATTGTCCAATCCATCCGTATGCTTAAGGTATTCCGCCTGCACGTCGATCTTCACGAAATCGAACCCGGCGTTCTTGACGGACTGGAGGAACGGCCCGTAAAACGCCCCTGCTCCTCCGGGGCCGTCACCGGGAAGGATTTTCCCCTTGGAGGTGGTGACCAGCCCGCGGGCCGTCTGGGCGTCCAGCTGGTGTTTGGGATGGATGCCGTTCCACAGGCCATAGTAACAGTTCCACAACCCCATCCATTTCAATTTGGGGCTCTTGTGCTTCATCAGGGGCTCCCATCCCTGGGGGAACTTCTCCTGATTGGTCTGGAAACTGATCAGTTTAAGGTCCTTCTCGGTCTGGAAGCCGTCATCCACCAGTATCCACCGGACGGGAATGGGTGAGGCCTCCAGCTGGCGGGCTGTCTGTTCAAGCAGTTTGGAGGAAATATTCTTTTTATACTGCTCCCAGCTGCACCAGCCCAGGTACTTGAACGGTTCCGGATAGGCCTTTTTTTCACGCGGGAAGGTTCTTCCCTTGATGAAGGGAAGGGAGAGGGCCTTGTTCCATGCGGCGGAACAGGCGCGGTAAATATCCTTGTCCACGGCGGTGACGGCCAGGACAGGCTGCGGTTTTACCGTGGAAGTTCCCAGCGTTCCGTATTCCACCAGAAACCTGCCGTCCCCGTCAAGCTTCAGCCACGCGAGGGAGTCGGGGGTGGCGACGGGCAGCACCGCCATGAAACTCCCGTCCTTCAGGTGGAACAGCGCGAACATGGCGTGGTCCCCGGGCTTGGCTGTGCTGGGGTTCGGTTTGCTGTCCAGCAGGTTGCCGGGAGCTGTCTTGCCGAACCAGGGCAGAACCCGGTTGCCGTCCCCGGGCCAGCGCCCCCGGTCCGCCGCGAACCAGCAGAAGGACTGGTATGGAGGAACCGGCAGGGGACGTGCGGTTTTCCCCGGCAAGGGAGTAATGGAAGATATCCGGGTCTGGGCTGCGGCGGTCCAGACGGTCAGGGCCGCCAGAACAAGGGCAGGGAAGGTAAACGCTCTCATGGAATCATCATTAAGTTAAGGAAGGTGGCGGAAGGGTTGGCGGGAAGCACGCCTCTGTTTTCAGGAAAAAGACGCTGCGTTATGATGGCAGGGCATTTGCCGGAGACGAGAAAAAAATGACTGTTCCGTTTCGTTCCCCCATCTTTTTTCCCATGAAAGAAGGAGGGGAAATCCGATATGGAAAACCCCAAGCGGGGTACGGTTGCATGTCTGGATTTTTGATCTCAAAATGTTTCTGGGAAAGGTTGTTACAGTTTAATGAACAGGCTGCGCCGGAAGAAGGCAAATAAAACCAGCCATTGCAGCAGCAGAAGGGAGGCGGCGAGAAGGACGGGTTGCACGGAAGGGAAAAAATCCGCCGCGCCGCTGAAAATGCGGTTGTTCAGCTCATGCACGTTCACCAGGGTGTGAATCAGGTACGCGGCCAGCGCGTTCAGGCCGATGATGCGGAGGGGGAAGGCCCATGAACCGCCCTTCCACACATCCACGGCCAGGTGGAACAGGGACAGGGCGATCAGGGAGGCCCCGGCTGCGGCCAGGACGAAGGTTCCCGTCCACATGCTTTTAATGATGGGATAAACGCCGTCCAGCATCAGGGCGCCCCAGAACAGCAGCATGCCCGCGGCCAGCGTCAGAAGGCAGAAGCGCATGGGCCGTTCCCGGTTTTTCCGGAGCTGGTTGCCCGCCAGCCAGCCGCCCAGGCACAGCGCGGCGGCGGAGACGATGCAGAGAGGCCCCTCCGGATCAAAGGTTCCCCCGTGCAGGCGCCCGGGGAGCCAGTGTGTGTCCACCCATGAATTGACGGAGCCGCCAGGCGTGAAATTGCCGCCCGTGAATTGGAGAACGGCCACCAGGGCCAGCAGCGCTGCTCCGGCAGCAGCCACGGGGCCCTGCCGCCGGAGCAGCAGAACGCAGGTGCCCGCGATGGCGCAGGAAAGGCCGATCAGCCCCAGCACGGACGCATACCGCATGTCCTCCGTCCACGTGAGCGTTCCGTTGACGAGCATGCCCAGCAGGGCCAGGATGAGGGCGCGTTTCCATATCTTGAGCAGTCCCGGAACGGCAGAGCCGTTCCCGTCCGCATGCCTTGCCAGGGAGAAGGACATGGAAACGCCGGAGATGAACACGAAAACGGGGAATACCAGGTCATACAGCCGCAGCCCTCCCCATGCGGCGTGGGTCATCTGGCGTCCGGCTTCCTGGAGGAAGGCGTTTTCCGGGTTTCTGGAGGCCAGCAGCAGGACCAGGGCGTCCAGCCCCAGGATGATGAGCATGTCCAGCCCGCGCAGGGCGTCCAGGGAATGCAGCCTGGAGGAGCGGACGGGAGCTGGAGAGGTGGAAGGCATGGCGGCGCGGAGGGAGAACGGCAAGAGTTACGGCAGGAAAAGGCCAGGTTTATCAGGATTCCTGAAAACATGCCGGAACGGAGGGGAATCGTGCTTGATTTCCATGGAGGAAGAAGGTAAAGCAGGCCGCATGCCGCGCACCCCTCTTTCTTTTCTTCTTTTCCTGTGTGTCTCCCTGGTGCTGGCTGCCTGTTCCTCCACGCCGAAGACCCCGCATGGCAAGCCGTTGATGAAGGACGGCAGGTACGCCTCTTCCTATGACGCTTTTGTGGCGGATCCCCAGTACCGTTTTACGCGTGACATCTGGTATCATGACGGGCGCATCCGCCAGGCGCAGACGAAGAACAGCAAAATCGTGGTCCGTCTGAAGGACCAGCGCGGCGTGCTGTGGGTGAACGGTGAGCCCGCCATGGATTTTCCCGTATGCACGGGCAAATCCACCCATGAGACGCCCCGCGGCAGGTTCACGATCATCCAGAAGGATGCGGACTACCGTTCCCGGTCCTACGGCAGTGTATTTGATGCAAGCGGCGTGTGCGTGAATTCGGACGCCACTTCTTCTTCCCGCGTGCCGTCCGGCGGCAAATTCATTGGGGCCAAGATGCCGCTGTGGATGCGCATCCACGGGGGAATAGGGCTGCATGTGGGAACCGTGTACCGGGACGCCAACTCCCACGGGTGCATCCGGGTGCCGGTGGAGGCATGCCGCATTTTGTTTGACAAATGCGGCATGGGAACAACCGTAATAGTTCAGGAATAAGCGCGAGCGTGAATAATCGTTGATTCCTTACGGTGCATCTGTCACACTCCTGCAAGCTGATGAAAATGAAGGTTCTGATACGTTCCCTGGCATTGCTGGCCGGGCTTGCCGCCTTGACGGCGCATACGGCTTTGGGCCAGGCCTCGTCCCGTCATTCGTCTTCCCGCGGGGGGACGCCCGTGCGCCAGGCCGCGGCGGAACAGCGCGGAGAGGATGACGCCGTGGAAACGGTGGACCTGGGGGATAAGAAGAGGGAATCCGGCACGGCTTCCGGTGAACGTGAAGGCGTGGCCGACGCTCCGGAAATGCCCACGGAGACGGACAAGGAGCAGAATGGCCTGGATTCCCTTTCCCTGATACCATCCCTCAATGGAGGGAGGCTGGACGCGGCGCGGGAGGCGCATACCAGCACCCGGCCTTCCGCCCGGACCATGGCCCTGCTGATTCCTGCCCCGCGCGGCCCCATCCTGGACCGCCACGGAGAGCCTCTGGCCGTGACCACTGTGGCCTACCAGCTGGCCCTGCGGTTTGAAATTTTTGAAAACCCCGACCGCTCCCGGGTGGTGGAATTCGGGCGCAACTGCCTGGAACAGGCCAAGAAAATTGCCGGAAAGGCGTGGTCCTTTTCCGATGACCAGCTCTGGAAGCATTATGAGCACCGCCGCTGGCTGCCTCTACCCCTTACCAACGTCATCCGCGCGGAGGAAGCGGAAAAACTGAAGGACAAGGTGAAAGGGGTGCGCGGCCTCCAGCTGCTGCCCATTTACATCCGTTCCTACCCGGAAAAGGCGATTGCCGGCCACATCATCGGTTATGTGGGGTCCAAGGGGAAACTTCCTACCGGACCCATCAACCACATGGACCCCCTCTGGGAGCAGGTGGAAGGCCGTGCGGGGCTGGAAAAGGAATTCAACAAGGACCTGACCGGAACGCCCGGCGTATGGCGCCTGATGTTTGACGAAGACGGCAACAAAATTCTGGACGAACTGCAGATACGGCCCAAGCCCGGCGGCGCGATCGTCACCACCCTGAACCTGAAATGGCAGCAGGACGCGGAACGCATCCTTTCCCGCGGCAAGAGGCGCGGCGCCATGGTGGTGCTGGACTGCGTAACGGGTGAAGTGCTGGTGATGGCCTCCACGCCGTCCTATGACCCGAACATGTTCATCCCGAACATTTCCCAGAAGGATTACGACGCCCTGCGCAACGACCCCGCCGGGCCCCTGGGCGCCCGTGCCTTCCAGGGCCGCTACCCTCCCGCCTCCACCTTCAAGGTGATGACCGTGGCCAGCGCGCTGAAGAACAACAAAATCACGGAAAACACGCAGATCTACTGTCCGGCGGCTATCACGATCGGCAACCACGTCTTCAACAACTGGAGCAAAACACCCCTGGGAGACATCAACTGCATCCGCGCCCTGGCGATGTCCAACAACCCGTTCATGTACCAGATGGGCCTGAAGCTGGGTGCGGAAGCCCTGATGGATACGGCCCGCGCCTTCGGCCTGGGGGAACGGACAGGGCTCCCCATTCCGGATGATCCCGGCCTGGTGCCCACCAGCGAATACATGGTCCGCAACTACAAGCGTGATTTCATGTCCGGAGACGCCGCCAACCTGTCCATCGGCCAGGGAACCCTGCTGGTCACGCCGCTCCAGGTGGCCCACATGATGTCCGGCGTGGCGAACGGCTACCTGCCCCGGCTTCAGCTCATCAAGCAGATTCAGGACGGCAACGCCAACGTCATTTACGCCCCCAAGCCCCAGGAAGTCCAGCGCCCCCTGCCTGCTTATGAACGCGCCCTGGCCAGCGTGCGCAAGGGCATGAGGGAAGTGATTGAAAACGGCACGGGGGGGCGTGCGCGCCTGTCCTATTCCAGCATCGCCGGGAAGTCCGGAACGGCCCAGTGGGGGCCGGAACGGGAAGACAAGCGTCTGGCCTGGTTTGCCGGATTCATGCCTTGTGACAATCCCCGTTTCGCCTATGTGGTGCTGTATGAAGGCCGCGCCCACGAACGGCTGGGCGGCGGCGCTGCCGCTGCTCCCATCGTGAAGGAATTCTTTGAGACGGAAAAGAAGGACATCAAGGCCATCATTGATCCTCCCAAGGATGATATTCCCGTGGCGGAACCGGTGGAGGAAACCCCTGAAACGGCTGCCGCAGCCCTCCGGGAACGCGGGGAGTCCCCCGCCGTGGTGCCGGATAACCTGCCTCCCGGCCTGTATGATCCGGAAGGGATGGAGCCCATCAAGGTTCATGAGATACCCGCAGACCTGGATGATTCTTCCGATGCGGAAATCAAGGCTACTCCGGTAGGCGGCTCCCGTTCCGCCGCACCATCCGCGCCTCCCCTTTCGGAAGACCCTTCCGCCGCTCCCCTGAGGCCGCGCCGCGGTGATTCAGACTACATTCCGGGCCTTCCCCGGCAAATCCCCCGTAATCTCAACCATTCCTCCCCTGTGACCGCCCCGGCGCCTAAGGCCCCCATGCCGGAGGATGACATCCCCATGGCGGAGCCGCTTTAAAGTGTGGCTTCTGCCGGGAACCCCTGCGTGGCGATGCTGGGCGGGAAGGGCGTTTTTCCGTACGGGTGTTCCCGGAACGCCGCGGCTTCCCATGTCATTGCTGTTCTTCATTATGCTTGCGCGGTTGGGAAGAACTCCCTATATATGCGGATGATGCACGTCGGTGAGACTGCTTCCGCAAGGAAACGGCGCTTTTTGCCGGATGGCATCATGACCCCCCACGTTTCAAGATAATGAAAACGCATTATTTCTACTCCATACCCTGTTTTGCGCTGACCTGCGCTCTTGCCGCCTGCTCTGACGACAATAAATCCTCTTCCGCCAAGGCCGGACAGGACGCCGCCGGCTTAACTCCGGCTGCCGCTCTTGACCCCTCCGCCCCCGTTGCTTCCGATTTGGTGGCGAAACGCGCCGAACGGCTCGGACTGGCCGCCCTGTTCCCCAGGGACATGGGCATGGTGGCCGGTGTTTACGACATCCCCGGCATCATTAAAAGCGTTCAGAATCTGAACATGGTCAAGACCTGGGGGAACTGCTCCGCGGAACAGAACGCTGACGAATCCGTTGCCATTCCGGGAGAAGATGCCCCCAAGCCCGCCCAGGCCAAATGCTCCGTCAACAGCCCCGTCATTGACGCGATGATCGGCTTTGGTCCGGAATGGGCTCCGTGGATGGACAGTGCGCAGGACGCTTTTACCAGCGTGGGCCTGAACCAGATGCAGGGAATGTTATCCACTTACAAGCTTTTCCAGGCCTCCGCTGATGGAAGCAAGGGCTCCAATGATGCGGCCAAGGAGGCAATGGTCAACAGGTACGCTGAGATGCTTATCCAGTGGGTCGATTTGATGGACCTGCGTCCCTCCCAAGCCGCGACGGCACCTGTGATGGTAGCCGCCAAATTGACGCCGGAGGCCCTGGCCCAGGCCAAGGCCACCCTGAAGGACGCCAATCTTCCGGAGGACATGGAACTGCATGGAATGGTCTCCCTGTATGACAAGACCTACAACGGCCTGCCCTGCAAGGTGGCGGAAGTGGACTGCAAGAAAGTGCGCGTGAAGCTGGAAGAAAAACTGGATGAGGCGAAAGCCAAGATGAACCTCTCCCAGGAAAATATGGACCGTCTTAAGGCGGCACTCAAGCGCCTGGACGAATCCAAACTGTATGTGGCCGTCACTTTTGTGGATGACACCCTGGTGGGCTTTGTGACCACTAATCCTGAAAAACAGGTTCGTCTGGCGGCTTCTCCGCAGGACTCCATTCTGGCGCGTCCGGATTTCTCCATGGCTGACGCCCAGCTCCAGTATCCTGCCTATGGCCTGCTGTTTGCGGACAAGGCTTGCGCGAAGGGCCTTATTAACCTGGACATCGCCTACTACAAGGGCATGTTCGCCGGGCTGAAGGACCTGATGCAGACGGTAGGCACCGACTGGAAGATTGCCGATCTGGCTCCTTCCATGGCCGCGCTTGATTCCATGAAGGGCAGCCTCCTCGGGCTGTATGAAAAGGTGGCGCAGAATGCCACGCCCGTTTCCTACTACGCGTGGCAGGACCAGGGGGTGCATGTGGAAGCCTGCACGTATCCGCTTGAATTCTACCTGCTGGATGCCCCCTCCTCCATGAACTCCGTCCGTCCCGGGGCGGATACGGTGCTGTATTCCTCCTTCCGCATTAATCCGCAGATTGTTGACATGGGCTGTACCCTGTATGAAAGCATCGCGCAGATTGGCTGGGATTACGGCAATGCCTACATTTCCAACCCGAAGCATGACGTAAGCGACCAGATCCGCATGGTCGCCCCCATGCTCCAGATGGCCCGGCCCACCCTTGAAGAACTCTGGAAGGCGTACAAAACCGCTCTTTCCGGCATCACGGATTCCGGCGTTTACATTGTGGACATGAAGGGCGCTCCCAGCCCCATGCTTAAGAATGTTCCGG includes these proteins:
- a CDS encoding KpsF/GutQ family sugar-phosphate isomerase, giving the protein MNHLTRAKSVFEMEIEELRGVLSRLDDNFNQAVDLMSQALDRGNKIVIVGVGKSGNIGAKIVATLNSTGTPTVLLDSLNALHGDLGIVQDGDVCIAMSFSGETSELLALLPFIKRFELPIISMTGNTASSLAKYSDIVLDTGVSREACPLNLAPTSSTTAMLVMGDALAMALVEARHFTARDFAKRHPGGSLGRALLTKVGDIMRKGEEMAILPETASVNDCLKAMTTAHTGACILLTADNKLAGIFTHGDFVRAYGANPLIGEQPVSGLMTRNPIYVMEDDLAAEAVKAVSNRHIDDLVVLNAEMAPVGIIDLQDLARMKLV
- a CDS encoding HesA/MoeB/ThiF family protein encodes the protein MPLTQEETERYARHLSLPELGEEGQEKLKRAHIALTGLGGLGSPAALYLAAAGVGSITLIDPDRVSLSNLQRQILHATDAEGTAKTASAARSLRALNPAVNVMEVCTRLTPENAGSLLEGCHLVLDASDNYAARFAMADAACALRLPLVYGAVKGFLGQVAVFAPHEGTACYRCLFPSGTPMEEEDTASAAGILGAHAGMIGCIQALEAVKYLAGIPSPLVGAMLSADTLRMRFTIVPLAPNPACKCRENGREGAAMKN
- a CDS encoding HdeD family acid-resistance protein, with the protein product MTTQPQVSSSSVSGNSWWMGILGVIELFLGFIALASPWIVGASFIWVIGIMLMVLAVVRLIHTFTVPSSRWWNLVTAILYGIAGWFLFRDPNVSLAITTLIIGWGLVIAAVFQGAIWFQTRSLAASGWRLFNVIITLILGLMVIFGWPESTAWFIGTLIAVELIFSGWTLLLYAFSGSSSRR
- a CDS encoding alpha/beta hydrolase, with protein sequence MELFTEADHLAEARYRKLLRDQPGFVWRRFSDGEELMAYVFFPPGHDAGASAPSVLFFHGGMWVGKSLGDFVPWALHLAQQGIVGIIPMFRTRGAYEVEPMDILEEGREAWAWVYGNAALLGLDPARITVAGSDAGGLMALHVALPDHPARWSLFRKKAPLPPGPAAVALFRGVCDLAAQSAFKLGGMMPPEQRDAVNPLRRVQKGLPPLFASHGGRDRLLPWRNSERLAELWRKKKNRSRFELLDVADHTFYHFNVNAAYFEQLLNSWSAFMVEQGIWEYNEGMDAGLLG
- a CDS encoding Sip1-related alpha-galactosidase, which translates into the protein MRAFTFPALVLAALTVWTAAAQTRISSITPLPGKTARPLPVPPYQSFCWFAADRGRWPGDGNRVLPWFGKTAPGNLLDSKPNPSTAKPGDHAMFALFHLKDGSFMAVLPVATPDSLAWLKLDGDGRFLVEYGTLGTSTVKPQPVLAVTAVDKDIYRACSAAWNKALSLPFIKGRTFPREKKAYPEPFKYLGWCSWEQYKKNISSKLLEQTARQLEASPIPVRWILVDDGFQTEKDLKLISFQTNQEKFPQGWEPLMKHKSPKLKWMGLWNCYYGLWNGIHPKHQLDAQTARGLVTTSKGKILPGDGPGGAGAFYGPFLQSVKNAGFDFVKIDVQAEYLKHTDGLDNPVHHNTKCSEALEQACRKTGLSLMNCMAQGTVNIQNTRYSAITRCSIDYKLGDEAMGKSHILQSYANTLWLGQTAWPDHDMFHSTDPTSARLMAVSKAVSGGPVYLSDPADKLNPENIMPLVWSDGLLLRPLAPAVPLPDSVFLDAMNENRLYRVIAPLPGQSAAVVLYNLRHPSPSEPVLGRISLADYKNAAALLNGKAAEAYAVLPPEGIAAYSAEGGRALTQDQPDLDVELTGFKDRLFIMAPIVRGWSVIGRGDKFLAPCALAAVPEYGADTLRFRVKESGPVVVWHGKGAVKAGSTPVRDLGNGFYELQFPVSDRPLDVTVTAE